In Methanofollis sp., the genomic window ACACCCCCCTTTTTTCGAATTTTCGGCTTTGTTGAAATCCTCATGTTCAGGTTGATGTCTCTCTCCCTTCGATGAGAGTAGACGCGGATCCACTGCCTTCCCCTCCTACCTGCCGGGGGTTCCTCGAAGACTTCGACCCGCTGCACATCGAAGATGTGCATGAACAGGAAAATCTTCGATTTTCCGTATTCTCGAACTCGCTATCGCTCGTTGCCCCCGGATCCCCCGTTGCGATTGGGCCCGGGAAGAGCGAACGGGACGTTCGGGGGAGGGAGATTGCCGTATCTCTACCGATCCTGAGTGGGTATCCGGGGGCGTCAGTCCCCCGGCGAGAGCGTGCAGGAAGGCACATCTAGCAGCAGATCGCCTCAGAACAATTTTCATGGGTCTGCTTGGGCCCACGGTTCATGCCAGATTCAACAGAGCTGAATTTTCTTCTTTCGGGACGTCTTCGGTGGCGCCGTCAGGTCTTTTCAGCAGTATTACGTGTGTCTCAGGTGTTTTGCCCATTTTCTCCGGGATATGGGTAACGAAGGCAGAATGACCGGTCGGGGACAACCTTTCCATGCGAGTGAAAACCCCTCAGCGCTGCCTTGCGCCGTTGCTCTGGACCGCCTGCACGACCATATTTTTCAGTGTGGCGAACTGTTTCTTTGGGTCGCCGCCTTTCTGGAGGTAGAAGTTCGCCCCGCCGTTGTGGGCTTCGATGCCAATCTCCTCCCGTCCGTGGCCGGTGAAGATGATGAATGGGGAAGTTTCGCCGCGTTCTCTGACGACTTTTAAAAATTCGATGCCGTCCATATCGGGCATCTCGTAATCGGATATAATGGCGTCGAAGGATCTGTTATCCAGGATATCGAGAGCTTCTGTTGCCCCTTCGCATGTCGTCACCGAAAATTCGCCCCATCTTTCCAGATACAGACGGGTGATGTCGAGGATCATGGGGTCGTCGTCTACGAGCAGG contains:
- a CDS encoding response regulator; this encodes MISVLLVDDDPMILDITRLYLERWGEFSVTTCEGATEALDILDNRSFDAIISDYEMPDMDGIEFLKVVRERGETSPFIIFTGHGREEIGIEAHNGGANFYLQKGGDPKKQFATLKNMVVQAVQSNGARQR